From Amphiura filiformis chromosome 20, Afil_fr2py, whole genome shotgun sequence, a single genomic window includes:
- the LOC140142973 gene encoding uncharacterized protein, protein FGCLRTGHGKASCDKKEVCKKCSKTHPTVLHFDRERSEQQTVSQQGKSQEDKKSQEPSNHVNCGLTSENFSSSNPSIIPVVVRSPENNASTRTYAYLDKGSNAVFCTERLRNLLCLKGKRTHVQIQTITGEENTETHLLKNLEVLDLDEENVINIPEMFTQDEIPANAEDIITEEDLEDWPYLEDVNLPELEERHIDILIGNNIHKAMEPFEVINSQGDGPYAVKSLLGWSVYGVKGKLQAPRMSVNRIQATETVEEQIRKMYNHDFNEILSDDRMGRSKEDEIFLCMADDSVQFNNGHYEMKLPFKNEDVKLPNNRQLVQQRADNLRRRFKDTSLHEAYTNAMEKVVKAGYAEKIPKDEIAREDGKVWYIPHHPVYHPQKAKLRIVYDCAATYGGTGLNQELIPGPDLTSSLVGVLLRFG, encoded by the coding sequence TTTGGATGTTTAAGAACTGGGCATGGCAAAGCATCTTGTGATAAGAAGGAGGTGTGCAAGAAATGCAGTAAAACCCACCCAACTGTGTTGCACTTTGATAGAGAAAGGAGTGAACAACAAACTGTAAGTCAACAAGGTAAATCACAGGAAGACAAGAAATCACAAGAACCCAGTAATCATGTGAATTGTGGACTCACAAGTGAGAATTTCAGCTCATCAAATCCCTCCATCATACCGGTGGTGGTAAGATCACCAGAAAACAACGCCTCAACACGCACTTATGCATACCTGGACAAAGGAAGCAATGCAGTGTTCTGCACTGAAAGGCTGAGGAACCTTTTGTGCCTCAAAGGAAAAAGAACCCATGTGCAGATCCAAACAATCACAGGAGAGGAAAACACAGAGACTCACCTGCTCAAGAATTTAGAGGTTTTAGATCTTGATGAAGAGAATGTTATTAATATTCCAGAAATGTTTACCCAAGACGAGATCCCTGCTAATGCAGAAGACATCATTACAGAGGAAGATCTTGAAGATTGGCCATACCTGGAAGATGTTAATCTGCCAGAATTAGAAGAGAGACACATAGACATTCTGATTGGTAACAATATCCATAAGGCAATGGAACCTTTTGAAGTCATCAATAGTCAGGGTGACGGACCCTATGCGGTGAAGTCCTTGTTAGGATGGTCAGTGTATGGAGTGAAAGGGAAGTTGCAAGCCCCCAGAATGTCTGTAAATAGAATCCAGGCTACAGAAACTGTAGAAGAGCAGATAAGAAAAATGTACAATCATGATTTCAATGAAATCTTATCTGATGATCGCATGGGGAGATCAAAGGAAGATGAAATATTCCTTTGTATGGCAGATGACAGTGTACAATTTAATAATGGACACTATGAAATGAAGCTACCCTTCAAGAATGAAGACGTCAAATTACCAAACAATAGACAATTAGTTCAGCAAAGAGCTGACAACTTGAGGAGGAGATTTAAGGACACATCACTTCATGAAGCATATACGAATGCTATGGAAAAGGTAGTGAAGGCTGGATATGCCGAGAAGATACCAAAGGATGAAATAGCAAGAGAAGATGGAAAGGTCTGGTATATTCCACACCACCCGGTGTACCATCCACAGAAAGCCAAATTGCGAATAGTTTACGATTGTGCGGCTACATATGGAGGTACAGGTCTCAACCAAGAACTGATACCGGGACCTGACCTCACAAGTAGCCTGGTGGGTGTATTGTTGCGGTTCGGATAA
- the LOC140141952 gene encoding uncharacterized protein, with amino-acid sequence MDTMHNNSRQTGLVRLLLLICLLIALVHPVYSDRHCQNMLPKFCFVHPGKRNSQGTKAIDRNQIGEAGLEQGTMQLSNSDSSPSLSKMEAIIALLMGPLNNDEETQTEDYQEEDTNSLTRTQQDKILTRLLLLSRKDTS; translated from the exons GACTTGTGCGGCTTTTGCTACTTATATGCCTTTTGATAGCGCTTGTACATCCAGTATATAGTGATCGACATTGTCAAAATATGTTACCAAAGTTTTGCTTTGTTCATCCTGGAAAGAGAAATTCACAAGGTACAAAGGCAATAGACAGAAACCAAATAGGAGAAGCCGGGTTAGAACAGGGAACCATGCAACTTTCAAATAGTGATTCCTCGCCGTCACTCAGTAAAATGGAAGCTATTATTGCACTTCTTATGGGGCCTCTAAACAATGATG AAGAAACACAGACGGAAGACTATCAAGAAGAGGATACAAACAGTTTAACGAGAACACAACAGGACAAAATACTCACCAGATTGTTGCTTCTCTCAAGAAAGGACACGTCCTAG